In a single window of the Streptacidiphilus sp. P02-A3a genome:
- a CDS encoding DHA2 family efflux MFS transporter permease subunit, translating to MTTTSIRPENGDSAADTKAPRSSRLALVVASGGTFLAVLDTTVVNVAFPSLRSDFSSEPLAHLTWVITSYTVVFAALLAVAGRVADILGRRKLFVISTGLFTCASLLSGIAPNLPLLVAARTLQGIGAAGMIPASLGLVLAHTAPARRAAAIGVWGAVGSMAAAVGPSLGGLLVNVWGWRAVFLINLPLGVLFVLIAVRGVGADPASGRRMPDPIGVVSLALGMSGLVFGVTQGSAWGWGNAKVIGLLVGGAVLTAVALLLSRRHESPAIELDLWRNRSFAGTNTTALLFGAAMYAYLLSTLLFLNAVWGYSELKAGLAVTPGAFSAAAGAMVVGRRIGPAKQWLAVLTGSVLFAAADVAMYFVLGSHRHYLELWLPIGVVAGIGIGAALTGLSTAAARSLPPERFASGTGLLMTARQAGGALGIAGLAAILQHSGVIGPHGYLQAFLASGVCSAVAAVAAVTIRHRASD from the coding sequence ATGACGACCACCTCAATTCGGCCGGAGAACGGCGACAGCGCCGCCGACACCAAGGCGCCCCGGTCCTCCAGACTGGCCCTGGTGGTCGCCTCCGGCGGCACCTTCCTGGCGGTGCTGGACACGACGGTGGTCAACGTCGCCTTCCCCAGCCTCCGCTCCGACTTCAGCAGCGAACCGCTGGCCCACCTGACCTGGGTGATCACCTCCTACACCGTGGTCTTCGCGGCGCTGCTCGCGGTCGCCGGGCGGGTCGCCGACATCCTCGGCCGACGCAAGCTGTTCGTGATCTCCACCGGCCTGTTCACCTGCGCCTCGCTGCTCAGCGGGATCGCGCCGAACCTGCCGCTGCTGGTGGCCGCCCGCACCCTCCAGGGCATCGGCGCCGCCGGGATGATCCCGGCCTCGCTGGGCCTGGTACTGGCGCACACCGCGCCCGCCCGCCGGGCCGCCGCGATCGGCGTCTGGGGCGCGGTCGGCAGCATGGCCGCCGCCGTCGGCCCGAGTCTGGGCGGGCTGCTGGTGAACGTCTGGGGCTGGCGCGCGGTCTTCCTGATCAACCTGCCACTGGGCGTGCTGTTCGTGCTGATCGCGGTCCGCGGCGTCGGCGCCGACCCGGCGAGCGGGCGGCGGATGCCCGACCCGATCGGCGTGGTCTCGCTGGCGCTGGGCATGAGCGGCCTGGTCTTCGGCGTCACCCAGGGCAGTGCCTGGGGCTGGGGCAACGCCAAGGTGATCGGGCTGCTGGTCGGCGGCGCGGTGCTGACCGCGGTCGCGCTGCTGCTCTCGCGGCGGCACGAGTCGCCCGCGATCGAGCTCGACCTGTGGCGGAACCGCTCCTTCGCCGGGACCAACACCACCGCGCTGCTCTTCGGCGCCGCCATGTACGCCTACCTGCTGAGCACCCTGCTGTTCCTGAACGCGGTGTGGGGGTACTCCGAGCTGAAGGCCGGTCTCGCGGTCACCCCGGGCGCGTTCAGCGCGGCGGCGGGCGCGATGGTGGTCGGCCGCCGGATCGGCCCGGCCAAGCAGTGGCTCGCGGTGCTGACCGGCTCGGTGCTGTTCGCCGCCGCCGACGTGGCCATGTACTTCGTCCTCGGCAGCCACCGGCACTACCTGGAGCTGTGGCTGCCGATCGGCGTGGTGGCCGGGATCGGCATCGGCGCCGCGCTCACCGGCCTGTCCACCGCCGCCGCCCGCTCGCTGCCGCCGGAGCGCTTCGCCTCCGGCACCGGGCTGCTGATGACCGCCCGGCAGGCCGGGGGCGCGCTCGGGATCGCCGGGCTGGCGGCGATCCTCCAGCACAGCGGCGTCATCGGCCCGCACGGCTACCTCCAGGCCTTCCTCGCCAGCGGCGTCTGCTCGGCCGTGGCCGCGGTGGCGGCGGTGACCATTCGTCACCGCGCCTCGGACTGA
- a CDS encoding FAD/NAD(P)-binding protein gives MNSGQLDICLIGAGPRGLSVLERLCANARHSGDGPVTVHVVDPFAPGPGQVWRTGQSPHLLMNTVAGQVTMFTDDSVTLAGPLVRGPSLYQWARFLTVAAPSEADGYSRQVLAEARTLGPDAYPTRAFYGRYLEWVFQRVTRTAPGRLRTVVHRSRAVALEEDRPDGAQRVLLEDGTRLDGLHAVVLAQGHLPTRRSGTEADRAEFARRHGLVYITPANPADVDLDAVLPGETVALLGLGLNFFDYTALLTLGRGGRFERQGDGERLVYRPSGREPLLVAGSRRGLPFHSRGENQKGPHGRHLPAVLTPLTVDTLRRQSRRRGGLDFRAQLWPLIAKEVEAVYYAALLTAQGRPDEAETLRARYLEVEWGGAQEAALIQEFGVGAADRWDWARIARPLDGRDFGSPQEFRTWLLGHLRADLDAAREGNVEGPLKAALDVLRDLRNEVRQVVDHGGLTGASHREDLDGWYTPLNAFLSIGPPARRIAEAIALIEAGVLRVLGPQVRARADAESGAFTVESAAVPGSRVTATALIEARLPTSELRQTADPLLRGLLAEGQCRPYRIGDPGAGGYETGGLAVTPAPFHLVDADDRPHPRRFAFGVPTESVHWATAAGIRPGVNSVILQDSDAIARAVLARQPLPSDSVGRPVEELTR, from the coding sequence ATGAACAGCGGGCAGCTCGATATCTGCCTCATCGGCGCGGGGCCGAGAGGACTCTCGGTCCTGGAACGCCTCTGCGCCAACGCCAGGCACAGCGGCGACGGACCGGTGACCGTGCACGTGGTCGACCCGTTCGCGCCCGGCCCCGGGCAGGTGTGGCGCACCGGCCAGTCACCGCACCTGCTGATGAACACGGTGGCCGGCCAGGTCACCATGTTCACCGACGACAGCGTGACCCTGGCCGGTCCGCTGGTCCGGGGCCCGAGCCTGTACCAGTGGGCGCGCTTCCTGACCGTCGCCGCCCCGAGCGAGGCCGACGGCTACAGCAGGCAGGTGCTGGCCGAGGCCCGCACGCTGGGCCCGGACGCCTACCCGACCCGGGCCTTCTACGGCCGCTACCTGGAGTGGGTCTTCCAGCGGGTGACCAGGACCGCCCCCGGGCGGCTGCGCACGGTGGTGCACCGGTCCCGCGCGGTGGCCCTGGAGGAGGACCGGCCGGACGGGGCGCAGCGGGTGCTGCTGGAGGACGGCACCAGGCTGGACGGCCTGCACGCGGTGGTCCTGGCCCAGGGCCACCTGCCGACCCGGCGCTCCGGCACCGAGGCCGACCGCGCCGAGTTCGCCCGGCGGCACGGCCTGGTCTACATCACCCCGGCCAACCCGGCGGACGTCGACCTGGACGCGGTGCTCCCGGGCGAGACCGTGGCGCTGCTCGGCCTCGGCCTCAACTTCTTCGACTACACCGCGCTGCTGACGCTGGGCCGGGGCGGGCGCTTCGAACGGCAGGGGGACGGGGAGCGGCTGGTCTACCGCCCGTCCGGCCGGGAGCCGCTGCTGGTGGCCGGATCCCGGCGCGGGCTGCCGTTCCACTCGCGCGGCGAGAACCAGAAGGGCCCGCACGGGCGGCACCTCCCGGCGGTGCTCACCCCGCTGACCGTGGACACCCTGCGCCGCCAGTCGCGGCGGCGCGGCGGCCTGGACTTCCGCGCGCAGCTGTGGCCGCTGATCGCCAAGGAGGTGGAGGCGGTCTACTACGCCGCGCTGCTGACCGCCCAGGGCCGTCCGGACGAGGCCGAGACGCTGCGGGCACGGTACCTGGAGGTGGAGTGGGGCGGCGCCCAGGAGGCCGCGCTGATCCAGGAGTTCGGCGTCGGCGCGGCGGACCGCTGGGACTGGGCGCGGATCGCCCGGCCGCTGGACGGGCGCGACTTCGGCTCGCCGCAGGAGTTCCGGACCTGGCTGCTGGGCCACCTGCGGGCGGACCTGGACGCGGCCCGGGAGGGCAACGTGGAGGGCCCGCTGAAGGCGGCCCTGGACGTGCTGCGCGACCTGCGGAACGAGGTCAGGCAGGTGGTGGACCACGGCGGCCTCACCGGCGCCTCGCACCGCGAGGACCTGGACGGCTGGTACACCCCGCTGAACGCCTTCCTGTCGATCGGGCCGCCCGCCCGGCGGATCGCCGAGGCGATCGCGCTGATCGAGGCCGGGGTGCTGCGGGTGCTCGGCCCGCAGGTGCGGGCCAGGGCGGACGCGGAGTCGGGCGCCTTCACGGTGGAGTCGGCGGCGGTGCCCGGCTCGCGGGTCACGGCCACCGCGCTGATCGAGGCCCGGCTGCCGACCAGCGAGCTGCGGCAGACCGCCGACCCGCTGCTGCGCGGGCTGCTGGCGGAAGGCCAGTGCCGCCCGTACCGGATCGGCGACCCCGGGGCCGGGGGCTACGAGACCGGCGGTCTGGCGGTCACCCCCGCGCCGTTCCACCTGGTCGACGCCGACGACCGGCCGCATCCGCGCCGCTTCGCCTTCGGGGTGCCGACGGAGTCGGTGCACTGGGCGACCGCGGCCGGGATCCGGCCCGGGGTGAACTCGGTGATCCTGCAGGACTCGGACGCCATCGCCCGCGCGGTGCTGGCGCGGCAGCCGCTGCCGTCCGACAGCGTCGGCCGCCCGGTCGAGGAGCTGACCCGGTGA
- a CDS encoding prephenate dehydrogenase, translated as MAQQLMRTAAVVGTGLIGTSIALALTGRGVDTYLLDRDPQAAATAAAIGAGTAGRPAAPVDLAVIAVPPRHTAAVLREAQLSSLARYFTDAASVKAGPQQEAAERSCDLTRYVGGHPMAGSERSGPLAARADLFHGRPWVLTPSAHSREEAVRTALELVHLCGARPLTMAHTEHDRAVALTSHAPHLVSSLLAARMLAGDESQLRVAGQGLRDATRIAGGDSALWTDILGSNAAAVADILSELALDLNVVLEALRDVGSADPQARRRASAEIGAALSRGAEGQARIPARAPTDRKAAGQLSGASAPA; from the coding sequence GTGGCGCAGCAGCTGATGCGCACCGCCGCAGTGGTGGGTACCGGCCTGATCGGTACCTCCATCGCCCTGGCCCTCACCGGCCGGGGGGTGGACACCTATCTGCTGGACCGCGACCCGCAGGCGGCGGCCACCGCCGCCGCGATCGGCGCGGGCACGGCGGGCCGCCCCGCCGCCCCGGTGGACCTGGCGGTGATCGCGGTACCGCCCCGGCACACCGCCGCTGTCCTGAGGGAGGCCCAACTGTCCTCGCTCGCTCGGTACTTCACCGACGCGGCGAGCGTCAAGGCGGGCCCGCAGCAGGAGGCGGCGGAGCGCAGCTGCGACCTGACCCGCTATGTGGGCGGGCACCCGATGGCGGGCAGCGAGCGGTCCGGGCCGCTCGCGGCCAGGGCCGACCTCTTCCACGGCCGCCCCTGGGTGCTCACCCCGTCCGCCCACTCGCGGGAGGAAGCGGTCCGCACCGCCCTGGAACTGGTGCACCTGTGCGGCGCCCGGCCGCTGACGATGGCGCACACCGAGCACGACCGCGCGGTCGCGCTCACCTCGCACGCGCCGCACCTGGTCTCCAGCCTGCTGGCGGCCCGGATGCTGGCGGGTGACGAGTCGCAGCTGCGGGTGGCCGGGCAGGGGCTGCGCGACGCGACCCGGATCGCCGGGGGCGACAGCGCGCTGTGGACCGACATCCTCGGCTCCAACGCCGCCGCCGTCGCGGACATCCTGTCCGAACTGGCGCTGGACCTGAACGTGGTGCTGGAGGCGCTGCGCGACGTCGGCAGTGCCGATCCGCAGGCGCGGCGCCGGGCCTCGGCCGAGATCGGCGCGGCGCTGAGCCGCGGCGCCGAGGGCCAGGCCCGGATCCCGGCCCGGGCCCCGACCGACCGCAAGGCCGCCGGGCAGCTCAGCGGCGCGAGCGCCCCGGCCTGA
- a CDS encoding phytanoyl-CoA dioxygenase family protein: protein MTVQESELFTLTGAERELLPSDREVAAYAERGWYLSGKIFTDAETDLLESASERFYAGHRDRTLPTRPPKLAYWEPEHGPVQRHNDYIHYEDDTIAAILRKPVLGAIAARLAQADEIRAFQSTLIYKPPVAGEQSNIVPWHFDRHYWATCTSERMLTAFIPFHDCTVELGTITMVDGSHRWQETAVNDSTSLHFAERDRSQLDAMLDENARFNGTEVVKVPMEIPKGHVSFHHCRTYHGSGANVSDRPRRAISFHLQDGENRYREFLRSDGSTVSYNHDSLVRRTAEGTPDYSDPEFCPVLWRSS, encoded by the coding sequence GTGACTGTCCAGGAATCCGAACTGTTCACGCTGACCGGGGCGGAGCGGGAACTGCTGCCCTCCGACCGCGAGGTCGCGGCGTACGCCGAGCGCGGCTGGTACCTGTCGGGGAAGATCTTCACCGACGCCGAGACCGACCTGCTGGAGTCCGCGAGCGAGCGCTTCTACGCGGGTCACCGCGACCGCACGCTGCCGACCCGGCCGCCGAAGCTCGCCTACTGGGAGCCCGAGCACGGCCCGGTACAGCGGCACAACGACTACATCCACTACGAGGACGACACGATCGCCGCGATCCTGCGCAAGCCGGTGCTGGGCGCGATCGCCGCGCGGCTGGCGCAGGCCGACGAGATCCGGGCGTTCCAGTCCACGCTGATCTACAAGCCGCCGGTGGCCGGTGAGCAGTCGAACATCGTGCCCTGGCACTTCGACCGCCACTACTGGGCCACCTGCACCTCGGAGCGGATGCTGACGGCGTTCATCCCGTTCCACGACTGCACGGTGGAGCTCGGCACCATCACCATGGTCGACGGCAGCCACCGCTGGCAGGAGACCGCCGTCAACGACTCCACCTCGCTGCACTTCGCCGAGCGCGACCGCAGCCAGCTCGACGCGATGCTGGACGAGAACGCCCGCTTCAACGGCACCGAGGTCGTCAAGGTCCCGATGGAGATCCCGAAGGGGCACGTCAGCTTCCACCACTGCCGCACCTACCACGGCAGCGGCGCGAACGTCAGCGACCGCCCGCGCCGGGCGATCTCCTTCCACCTGCAGGACGGCGAGAACCGCTACCGCGAGTTCCTCCGCTCGGACGGCTCGACGGTGTCGTACAACCACGACAGCCTGGTCCGCCGGACGGCCGAGGGCACGCCGGACTACAGCGACCCGGAGTTCTGCCCCGTGCTGTGGCGCAGCAGCTGA
- the hppD gene encoding 4-hydroxyphenylpyruvate dioxygenase, protein MRIDGVDHVEFYVGDAQQYAFYLCTAFGFRVVGQGGPETGLADQRSLLLRQGGIRLLLTSPLNERHPAARYVARHGDGVAAIAFEVDDAAEALATAVSRGAVVVDEPVRYQVGDDRVVTSSVIGFGDVSHRFVERSGDPETFLPGALDMFVPDPEESDDLVTVVDHAAICLPAGELGPTVEFYQRVFGFSQIFEEFIEVGEQAMDSKVVQSPSGKITFTLIEPVADRKPGQIDDFLARHGGAGVQHLALLGDDIVGAVKTLEGRGVRFLSTPEAYYAELEERLGLPDLAISDLRDTNVLVDRDHWGQVFQIFTQSMHVRRTFFWELIDRHGARTFGSGNIKALYAAVAHDETVDA, encoded by the coding sequence ATGAGGATCGATGGCGTGGACCACGTCGAGTTCTATGTCGGCGATGCCCAGCAGTACGCGTTCTACCTGTGCACCGCGTTCGGCTTCCGGGTGGTGGGCCAGGGCGGCCCGGAGACCGGGTTAGCCGACCAGCGTTCGCTGCTGCTGCGTCAGGGCGGCATCCGGCTGCTGCTCACCTCACCGCTGAACGAGCGGCACCCGGCGGCCCGCTACGTGGCCCGGCACGGCGACGGCGTCGCCGCCATCGCGTTCGAGGTCGACGACGCCGCCGAGGCGCTGGCGACCGCCGTCTCCCGGGGCGCGGTCGTGGTCGACGAGCCGGTGCGGTACCAGGTCGGCGACGACCGGGTGGTCACCTCCTCGGTGATCGGCTTCGGCGACGTCAGCCACCGGTTCGTGGAGCGCTCCGGCGACCCGGAGACCTTCCTGCCCGGCGCGCTCGACATGTTCGTGCCGGACCCGGAGGAGAGCGACGACCTGGTGACCGTGGTGGACCACGCCGCGATCTGCCTGCCCGCCGGTGAGTTGGGCCCCACGGTCGAGTTCTACCAGCGGGTCTTCGGCTTCAGCCAGATCTTCGAGGAGTTCATCGAGGTCGGCGAGCAGGCCATGGACTCCAAGGTGGTGCAGAGCCCGTCCGGCAAGATCACCTTCACCCTGATCGAGCCGGTGGCCGACCGCAAGCCCGGCCAGATCGACGACTTCCTCGCCCGGCACGGCGGCGCGGGCGTCCAGCACCTGGCGCTGCTCGGCGACGACATCGTCGGCGCGGTGAAGACGCTGGAGGGCCGCGGGGTGCGCTTCCTGAGCACCCCCGAGGCGTACTACGCCGAGCTGGAGGAGCGCCTGGGCCTGCCCGACCTGGCGATCAGCGACCTGCGTGACACCAACGTGCTGGTCGACCGGGACCACTGGGGACAGGTCTTCCAGATCTTCACCCAGTCCATGCACGTCCGCCGGACCTTCTTCTGGGAGCTCATCGACCGGCACGGGGCGCGCACCTTCGGCAGCGGCAACATCAAGGCGCTGTACGCGGCGGTGGCCCACGACGAGACGGTCGACGCCTGA
- a CDS encoding beta-ketoacyl synthase — protein sequence MSTASGANAAVVTGLGTFTPLGRGAADLFDALCHGKSGLRRPPEGHQLAGVVNEIGMAPEITAAEVLPPSEGRLVDRFVLMAMAAADDAIADAGITIGTDVDPTRVAIVVSSGAGGLTTYEAQALERAARGPTAVSPYLLPGMLPNMAAARIAIKYGIRGWSSAIATACSAGAHAVAEAARLIRYGEADVVVCGGAESPLNATTALAFAHARALAHGFEDPEAASRPFDRRRNGFVLSEGAGVLVVERAGFAEARGAAGYADLLGWGGSTDAYRPTAPRPDGEGAAQAMRAALASGSLTPDDIDYVNAHGTATKLGDVAETKAIRSVFGDRSPAVSGTKSMTGHLLGGSGAVEAAICALAVAEGALPPTHNLEDPDPACDLDHVRGGARRQDVRAVLSNSFAFGGHNVSLLLGAPSTTRARRRVDRKEHA from the coding sequence GTGAGCACGGCGAGCGGTGCCAACGCCGCGGTGGTCACCGGCCTCGGCACCTTCACCCCGCTCGGCCGGGGCGCCGCCGACCTGTTCGACGCGCTCTGCCACGGCAAGTCCGGGCTGCGCCGACCGCCCGAGGGCCACCAGCTGGCCGGGGTGGTCAACGAGATCGGCATGGCGCCGGAGATCACCGCGGCCGAGGTGCTGCCGCCCAGCGAGGGTCGGCTGGTCGACCGCTTCGTGCTGATGGCGATGGCCGCCGCCGACGACGCGATCGCCGACGCCGGAATCACCATCGGCACCGACGTGGACCCGACCCGGGTGGCGATCGTGGTCTCCAGCGGCGCCGGTGGCCTGACCACCTACGAGGCGCAGGCACTGGAGCGGGCCGCCCGCGGCCCGACCGCCGTCAGCCCGTACCTGCTGCCGGGCATGCTGCCGAACATGGCGGCGGCCAGGATCGCCATCAAGTACGGCATCCGGGGCTGGAGTTCGGCCATCGCCACGGCCTGCTCGGCCGGGGCGCACGCGGTCGCCGAGGCCGCCCGGCTGATCCGCTACGGCGAGGCCGACGTGGTGGTCTGCGGCGGCGCCGAGTCGCCGCTGAACGCCACCACCGCGCTGGCCTTCGCCCACGCCCGGGCGCTGGCCCACGGCTTCGAGGACCCGGAGGCCGCGAGCCGCCCGTTCGACCGCAGGCGCAACGGCTTCGTCCTGTCCGAGGGCGCGGGCGTCCTGGTGGTCGAGCGGGCCGGGTTCGCCGAGGCGCGCGGCGCGGCCGGATACGCGGACCTGCTCGGCTGGGGCGGCAGCACCGACGCCTACCGCCCCACCGCCCCTCGCCCGGACGGCGAGGGCGCCGCGCAGGCCATGCGCGCCGCGCTGGCGTCCGGCTCGCTCACCCCCGACGACATCGACTACGTCAACGCGCACGGCACCGCCACCAAGCTCGGCGACGTCGCCGAGACCAAGGCCATCCGCTCGGTCTTCGGCGACCGCTCCCCGGCGGTCAGCGGCACCAAGTCGATGACCGGGCACCTGCTCGGCGGTTCCGGCGCGGTGGAGGCGGCCATCTGTGCGCTGGCCGTCGCCGAGGGCGCGCTGCCGCCCACCCACAACCTGGAAGACCCGGACCCCGCCTGCGATCTGGACCACGTGCGCGGCGGCGCGCGGCGGCAGGACGTCCGGGCCGTGCTGTCCAACTCCTTCGCCTTCGGCGGCCACAACGTGAGCCTGCTGCTCGGCGCACCCTCCACCACGCGGGCCCGCCGCCGCGTGGACAGAAAGGAACACGCATGA
- a CDS encoding class I adenylate-forming enzyme family protein: MTAMNDRAELAADQELGVGNVLTALIERGHGLDLPTLTFDTEVDGYPAWQPLTLAELGERVAARAAALHALGVAPRDPVAVFVGNAADQVLNYLALARIGAIPALINARLAGDPASRYIQRLRAVGVLTDAAHRAVLDGFDLGAPLLADVADLGAADPADAPRPYRHHGNEPVVITHSSGTTGLPKAVAHSHHSLFASIRHRLLLPKPQGLDRMLGALPSAHAATVIAVNLALANRVQLALLSGSDGENVLAAIERWKPECVLGFSATWSELAGHDLSGRDLESVRSWWNTGDCAHEAHIRKLVAVGSREVGVGASRRRSPGSHFIDGLGSTEMGHSQFFITHTPDTRRYARCIGKPHTFSDVAVLDDDGEKLGVGQIGQLGINAPTLALGYWNDSVTTYRTRRDGYFLTGDLVFRDEAGYFFHVDRLVDAVDLGDGHKLYTALAEEQVLAGCPDVLECTVVAVREEDKVTSSVLLVLDPAADPATDRTAEVLALLDKEVAATVERVTVVDPALIPLGPTGKVRKVLLRESFRSGAVPAAAPAGAK, encoded by the coding sequence ATGACTGCCATGAACGACCGCGCGGAGCTGGCGGCGGACCAGGAGCTCGGCGTCGGCAACGTCCTGACCGCGCTCATCGAACGGGGCCACGGCCTCGACCTGCCCACGCTGACCTTCGACACCGAGGTTGACGGGTACCCCGCCTGGCAGCCGCTGACCCTGGCCGAGCTCGGCGAACGGGTGGCCGCCCGGGCCGCGGCGCTGCACGCCCTGGGCGTCGCCCCGCGCGACCCGGTCGCGGTGTTCGTCGGCAACGCGGCCGACCAGGTGCTCAACTACCTGGCGCTGGCCCGGATCGGCGCGATCCCGGCGCTGATCAACGCACGGCTGGCGGGTGATCCGGCCAGCCGGTACATCCAGCGGCTGCGCGCGGTGGGGGTGCTCACCGACGCCGCCCACCGGGCGGTGCTGGACGGCTTCGACCTCGGCGCGCCGCTGCTCGCGGACGTCGCCGACCTGGGCGCGGCGGACCCGGCGGACGCGCCCCGCCCCTACCGGCACCACGGCAACGAGCCGGTGGTGATCACCCACTCGTCCGGCACCACCGGGCTGCCCAAGGCGGTGGCGCACTCGCACCACAGCCTGTTCGCCTCGATCCGGCACCGACTGCTGCTGCCCAAGCCGCAGGGCCTGGACCGGATGCTCGGCGCGCTGCCCTCCGCCCACGCCGCGACCGTGATCGCGGTCAACCTGGCGCTGGCCAACCGGGTGCAGCTGGCGCTGCTCTCCGGCTCCGACGGCGAGAACGTGCTGGCGGCCATCGAGCGCTGGAAGCCGGAGTGCGTGCTCGGCTTCTCCGCCACCTGGTCCGAGCTGGCCGGGCACGACCTGTCGGGCCGCGACCTGGAGTCGGTGCGGTCCTGGTGGAACACCGGGGACTGCGCCCACGAGGCGCACATCCGCAAGCTGGTCGCGGTCGGCAGCCGCGAGGTCGGCGTCGGCGCCTCCCGGCGGCGCAGCCCCGGTTCGCACTTCATCGACGGCCTCGGCTCGACCGAGATGGGCCACTCGCAGTTCTTCATCACGCACACCCCGGACACCCGGCGCTACGCCCGCTGCATCGGCAAGCCGCACACCTTCTCCGACGTCGCCGTGCTCGACGACGACGGCGAGAAGCTGGGCGTCGGCCAGATCGGCCAGCTCGGGATCAACGCGCCGACCCTGGCCCTGGGTTACTGGAACGACTCGGTGACCACCTACCGCACCCGCAGGGACGGCTACTTCCTCACCGGTGACCTGGTGTTCCGGGACGAGGCCGGGTACTTCTTCCACGTCGACCGCCTGGTCGACGCGGTGGACCTGGGCGACGGCCACAAGCTGTACACGGCGCTGGCCGAGGAGCAGGTGCTGGCGGGCTGCCCGGACGTGCTGGAGTGCACCGTGGTCGCGGTCCGCGAGGAGGACAAGGTCACCAGCTCGGTCCTGCTGGTGCTCGACCCCGCCGCCGACCCGGCGACCGACCGCACCGCCGAGGTGCTGGCGCTGCTGGACAAGGAGGTCGCCGCCACCGTCGAGCGGGTCACGGTGGTCGACCCGGCGCTGATCCCGCTCGGCCCGACCGGCAAGGTCCGCAAGGTCCTGCTGCGGGAGAGCTTCCGCAGCGGCGCGGTCCCGGCCGCCGCCCCGGCGGGTGCCAAGTGA
- a CDS encoding acyl carrier protein translates to MSAEVHQFVIEALKNMNYDVADVTGETPLGPAGLDMESLSLAEIAIQVEDTYGVKFEEDEMESVALLTVAGLVKEIVERAAPSAVSS, encoded by the coding sequence ATGTCCGCCGAGGTCCACCAGTTCGTTATCGAGGCCCTGAAGAACATGAACTACGACGTTGCCGACGTGACCGGCGAGACCCCGCTCGGCCCGGCCGGTCTGGACATGGAGTCGCTCTCGCTGGCCGAGATCGCGATCCAGGTCGAGGACACCTACGGGGTCAAGTTCGAAGAGGACGAGATGGAGAGCGTCGCCCTGCTCACCGTCGCCGGGCTGGTCAAGGAGATCGTCGAGCGGGCCGCCCCCTCCGCCGTCTCCTCCTGA
- a CDS encoding 4'-phosphopantetheinyl transferase superfamily protein, translating into MWNSTDGDERARAHLLLLRAAAVELGVPASEIWVEHEPGGRPLLGGAGRGLQVSVSHARRALAVALCDGAPVGVDVEPLRGLSGAALAGKWLAPAEARWVQELPRPRQALGFLWLWTQKEAVGKALGLGLRDGGMSRLVALPEDWPPAGDGTVVLRPLPGDPTLLSGAALADGGRLVLGAAVRRDGAVGHRVEVRRVELPDPG; encoded by the coding sequence TTGTGGAACAGCACGGACGGGGACGAGCGCGCCAGAGCGCACCTACTGCTGCTGCGCGCCGCGGCGGTGGAACTCGGTGTCCCGGCGTCCGAGATCTGGGTGGAGCACGAGCCCGGTGGCCGCCCACTGCTGGGCGGGGCCGGCCGGGGGCTACAGGTCAGCGTCAGTCACGCCCGGCGGGCGTTGGCGGTGGCGCTGTGCGACGGTGCTCCGGTGGGTGTGGATGTCGAGCCGCTGCGCGGCCTCTCCGGCGCGGCACTTGCCGGGAAGTGGCTCGCCCCGGCCGAGGCACGCTGGGTCCAGGAGCTGCCGCGCCCGCGACAGGCCCTGGGGTTCCTGTGGCTGTGGACCCAGAAGGAGGCGGTCGGCAAGGCCCTGGGCCTGGGGCTGCGGGACGGTGGGATGAGCAGGCTGGTGGCCCTGCCGGAGGACTGGCCCCCGGCCGGGGACGGGACCGTGGTGCTGCGTCCGCTGCCCGGTGACCCGACGCTGCTCTCGGGTGCCGCGCTCGCCGACGGCGGTCGGCTGGTGCTCGGGGCCGCGGTGCGCCGGGACGGCGCGGTCGGCCACCGGGTCGAGGTGCGTCGGGTGGAGCTGCCGGACCCGGGCTGA